A genomic stretch from Coffea arabica cultivar ET-39 chromosome 10c, Coffea Arabica ET-39 HiFi, whole genome shotgun sequence includes:
- the LOC140015693 gene encoding uncharacterized protein isoform X2: protein MEDNTQEKEKEMVEIHMYFGGIFRSEPNTAYVGDYKLAIWKDRDPSELSIVGLCRMFKLIEKDATRVTFWWCVPDLDMETGLLPIAGNDDIKLMNDAHLHLPIRVIYSVSGDQAFEEPPEHCDGASMLQKEGANASHACEETTDRADSEHADKVDKPDWLDEGLESIEEEDIFAVKPSEKEAAKPKLHVFALKGDLKSPKKLAARDQPTIEERERLAKYYSACSHLQDSGKQKQQQGLEDFEGLNSVVGLDHNWNEPVIPDEELLERTGSDGENVEEYLDFDPEVEFKKPVFELKIGHKFKNFRLFRLALLEWNIREGYETKWVRNDSYRITAVCERGCSWRIHASKVQGTSTFQIKTLKGEHCCGREYNNKHVTARYLGQRYQFKIRDDPKCNLIGFQNEVKRDLMVNVTPSKLYRAKRKAREDIQGLDMEQYHNLWHYAATILKYNPGSTVKIQVDKPDTASTGTFERMYFCLHACKQGFLEGCRPIIGLDGCFLKSAFGGQLLSALGRDGNDNMIPIALAAVEVERYDSWRWFLHLLLDDLGLGMDNTPWTFISDRQKGLVQALRELFPDSEHRFCVRHMYQNFSKKFKGKELKDMFWACASTGNEADWHLAMKDMEKVDSQASAWLSKFPPTMWARSHFSGRSKCDILVNNLNESFNNYILPARELAVVGMFEWIRRRLMQRFQIKRTGMEKFQGKICPNIHEKIENNVRLSRTCVAIWANGWIYEVDCGINKTLVVDLQDWTCTCGLFQLTGYPCVHACAAIQARKRPIIDFVHKCYSKEAYVKTYRHVIMPVPSARYWEKANEEPINPPLIRKMPGRPKKVRRRAPDEPKKGQISTRKGLTVHCKKCFKPGHNSRSCKNSIHPNSKFNKANQEPAGESSEPYGTSPSAGHTSEPAPQEKPVDNPNPSKSNVPKRRAYTQPTISSVNRVITRTFAAS, encoded by the exons ATGG AAGACAAcacacaagaaaaagaaaaagaaatggtcGAGATACACATGTACTTTGGAGGAATTTTTAGAAGTGAGCCCAACACAGCCTATGTAGGAGACTACAAGCTAGCCATATGGAAGGATAGAGATCCAAGTGAGCTGTCCATAGTTGGACTGTGTAGAATGTTCAAGCTAATTGAGAAGGATGCAACTAGGGTCACTTTTTGGTGGTGTGTACCGGATTTGGACATGGAAACTGGATTACTGCCAATTGCAGGGAATGATGATATTAAGTTGATGAATGACGCGCATTTGCATCTTCCTATAAGGGTGATATATAGTGTAAGTGGGGACCAGGCATTTGAAGAGCCTCCCGAGCATTGTGATGGGGCCAGTATGTTGCAAAAAGAGGGTGCAAATGCTAGCCACGCATGTGAAGAAACTACAGATAGAGCAGACTCTGAGCATGCGGACAAAGTGGATAAACCTGATTGGTTAGATGAGGGGCTTGAAAGCATAGAGGAGGAAGATATTTTTGCTGTGAAACCATCTGAGAAAGAGGCTGCGAAGCCAAAGTTGCATGTGTTTGCTCTGAAGGGTGATCTGAAAAGTCCAAAGAAACTGGCTGCAAGAGATCAGCCTACTATTGAGGAGAGGGAAAGACTAGCCAAGTACTATTCTGCATGTTCACACTTGCAAGACAGTGGAAAGCAGAAACAACAACAGGGATTAGAAGACTTTGAAGGACTGAACAGTGTAGTTGGATTAGATCACAATTGGAATGAACCTGTAATCCCAGATGAGGAGCTGCTTGAGAGGACTGGTTCTGATGGTGAGAATGTTGAAGAATATCTAGATTTTGATCCAGAAGTTGAGTTTAAGAAGCCTGTTTTTGAACTAAAAATAGGCCacaagttcaaaaattttagattaTTCAGGCTGGCTTTGTTGGAATGGAATATAAGAGAGGGATATGAAACAAAGTGGGTCAGAAATGATTCCTACCGAATTACAGCTGTGTGTGAGAGGGGTTGTTCATGGAGGATCCATGCATCAAAAGTTCAAGGGACTAGTACCTTCCAGATCAAGACTTTGAAGGGTGAGCATTGTTGTGGTAGAGAGTACAACAACAAACATGTTACAGCAAGATATCTTGGCCAAAGATATCAATTTAAGATTAGGGATGATCCTAAGTGTAACTTAATTGGTTTTCAGAATGAGGTTAAAAGGGATTTGATGGTCAATGTCACTCCATCTAAGCTGTATAGAGCGAAAAGAAAGGCAAGAGAAGATATACAGGGATTAGACATGGAGCAGTATCATAATCTGTGGCATTATGCAGCCACGATCCTGAAGTATAATCCTGGTAGCACAGTGAAGATTCAAGTTGACAAACCTGATACAGCATCTACTGGTACATTTGAAAGAATGTACTTCTGTCTTCATGCTTGCAAGCAGGGATTTCTTGAGGGATGTAGACCAATTATTGGTTTAGATGGGTGCTTTTTAAAGAGTGCATTTGGAGGCCAGTTATTATCTGCCTTAGGAAGAGATGGTAATGATAATATGATCCCAATAGCACTAGCTGCTGTTGAAGTTGAAAGGTATGACTCATGGAGGTGGTTCCTACATCTTCTACTGGATGATTTAGGATTGGGGATGGACAACACACCCTGGACATTTATTTCAGATCGACAAAAAGGACTTGTTCAAGCTCTTAGAGAGCTTTTTCCTGACTCTGAGCATAGGTTCTGCGTAAGACATATGTATCAAAACTTCAGCAaaaaatttaaaggaaaagagCTGAAGGACATGTTTTGGGCATGTGCAAGTACTGGAAATGAGGCAGACTGGCATCTGGCAATGAAAGACATGGAAAAAGTTGACTCACAAGCATCAGCATGGCTTTCAAAATTTCCACCAACTATGTGGGCCAGATCACACTTCAGTGGAAGAAGTAAGTGTGACATATTGGTTAACAATTTAAATGAGTCGTTTAACAATTACATTCTTCCAGCAAGGGAGTTGGCTGTGGTTGGGATGTTTGAATGGATCAGAAGAAGACTAATGCAACGATTCCAGATAAAGAGGACTGGGATGGAAAAATTTCAAGGTAAAATATGTCCAAACATCCATGAGAAGATTGAAAATAATGTAAGATTGAGTAGGACATGTGTTGCTATATGGGCTAATGGTTGGATATATGAAGTTGATTGTGGTATTAACAAAACCTTAGTTGTAGACCTACAGGATTGGACTTGTACATGTGGGTTATTTCAATTAACAGGTTATCCATGTGTACATGCATGTGCAGCAATACAAGCACGTAAAAGGCCAATTATTGATTTTGTCCACAAATGCTACAGCAAAGAGGCATATGTAAAGACATACAGGCATGTAATTATGCCTGTACCAAGTGCAAGGTATTGGGAGAAGGCCAATGAAGAGCCAATTAATCCTCCATTGATAAGAAAGATGCCTGGAAGGCCAAAGAAGGTGCGGAGGAGAGCACCTGATGAACCAAAGAAGGGACAAATATCCACAAGAAAGGGACTTACTGTGCATTGTAAGAAATGTTTCAAGCCTGGACACAATTCAAGAAGTTGCAAGAATTCAATTCATCCAAATTCCAAATTTAACAAG GCAAATCAAGAGCCTGCTGGTGAGAGTTCAGAGCCATATGGAACTAGCCCCTCTGCTGGGCACACTTCAGAACCAGCCCCTCAAGAAAAGCCAGTTGATAATCCCAATCCATCTAAATCAAACGTTCCAAAGAGAAGAGCATATACTCAACCAACAATATCTAGTGTCAACAGGGTTATCACTAGAACATTTGCTGCTTCTTAG
- the LOC113714377 gene encoding uncharacterized protein: protein MMNIVALCLVLTTLATAGVWSPTPEKVNNDKEDVILKEGHRTVVVEFEKDDGNTKVSISPQEAVHEGFVHKPSSSRVDEKGPHDSSIKGKVSDSVENVKENLKDEQEEAGDPHKATPRELVCDALGRCKHKIASAIGKTKEMVSENAHEAADKVYEVEEEAKEAVTDAYDKVKGTVERKAHEASDKAHEAKERAKDAARDKAHEVKERVKDAASEKACEAEESVKDAATGAASKVNEAKERVKDAANLVSGKAKEKVAEKVHEVKGEVGEVVDTAKTLQGDVEGNLSKLVEATKGKVKEAEEKVEGISKEGEEVIERVKEKGKKGLKGILRRGREVVYGFFGYVFSRESLAFGMRILQLLGLAGAYGMSIWVTFISSYVLARALPRQQFAILQSKIYPVYFQAMAYGVGLVLVGHLLSRRKRVSSSAGDTLQGFNLLASLLMLSINLKYLEPLATKVMFERMKLEKEEGRGVESSKEEQSDGVVDSITEPSSVKASSTATKTCPSSSTPHESPEAAASQCEIVRLSEALRKLNTISSFLNVLTLMALTWHLVHLGQLLSRI from the exons ATGATGAACATTGTTGCATTATGTCTGGTCTTAACTACACTTGCAACTGCTGGTGTATGGTCTCCAACCCCAGAAAAAGTTAACAACGACAAAGAagatgttatattgaaggaagGCCACAGAACTGTGGTAGTTGAGTTTGAGAAAGATGATGGGAATACCAAAGTTTCAATCTCTCCTCAAGAGGCTGTGCATGAGGGTTTTGTTCACAAACCTTCTTCCTCAAGAGTTGATGAAAAGGGCCCTCATGATTCGTCTATAAAAGGGAAGGTTTCTGACTCGGTGGAAAATGTCAAGGAGAATTTGAAGGATGAGCAAGAAGAAGCCGGTGATCCTCATAAGGCAACTCCTAGAGAACTTGTTTGTGATGCTTTGGGCAGGTGTAAGCATAAGATAGCGAGTGCAATTGGGAAAACGAAGGAGATGGTGTCTGAGAATGCCCATGAAGCTGCTGATAAAGTTtatgaagttgaagaagaagccAAGGAGGCTGTGACGGATGCTTATGACAAAGTGAAAGGTACGGTTGAAAGAAAAGCCCACGAGGCTTCTGATAAGGCTCATGAAGCAAAGGAGAGGGCGAAGGATGCTGCAAGAGACAAGGCTCATGAAGTAAAGGAAAGGGTGAAGGATGCAGCGAGTGAAAAGGCTTGTGAAGCGGAGGAGTCGGTGAAGGATGCCGCGACTGGTGCGGCTAGTAAAGTAAACGAAGCAAAGGAAAGGGTGAAGGATGCTGCGAATTTGGTCTCTGGTAAGGCGAAAGAAAAGGTAGCGGAAAAAGTGCATGAAGTTAAAGGAGAAGTGGGAGAAGTGGTTGATACAGCCAAGACCCTCCAAGGAGATGTAGAGGGAAATTTGTCGAAACTAGTGGAGGCTACAAAAGGAAAGGTAAAAGAAGCAGAAGAAAAGGTTGAAGGGATTTCAAAAGAAGGTGAAGAAGTTATAGAAAGGGTTAAGGAGAAGGGAAAGAAAGGTTTGAAAGGAATTCTCCGGCGAGGCCGAGAAGTTGTGTATGGCTTTTTTGGCTATGTTTTTTCACGGGAAAGTTTGGCTTTCGGTATGAGAATATTGCAGTTATTGGGATTGGCAGGTGCATATGGGATGAGTATTTGGGTGACATTTATTTCTAGTTATGTTCTGGCTAGGGCATTGCCCAGGCAGCAGTTTGCTATCTTGCAAAGCAAAATATATCCTGTTTATTTCCAGGCTATGGCTTATGGCGTTGGGTTGGTGTTGGTAGGGCATTTGTTAAGTCGAAGAAAAAGAGTGTCCTCTAGCGCAGGGGACACTTTGCAAGGCTTCAAtcttcttgcttctcttttGATGCTTTCGATAAATTTGAAGTACTTGGAGCCTCTTGCGACTAAG GTTATGTTTGAGAGGATGAAATTGGAGAAAGAAGAAGGTAGAGGAGTCGAGAGCTCTAAAGAAGAACAGTCCGACGGAGTGGTTGATTCAATAACCGAGCCATCGTCTGTTAAAGCATCAAGCACCGCAACTAAGACTTGTCCATCATCCTCTACTCCTCATGAAAGCCCAGAAGCTGCAGCTTCACAATGTGAGATAGTCAGATTGAGTGAGGCACTGAGGAAGTTGAATACAATTTCATCCTTCCTCAATGTCTTGACTCTAATGGCCCTCACTTGGCACCTTGTACATTTGGGACAGCTGCTTTCACGCATCTAG
- the LOC113713176 gene encoding UDP-glycosyltransferase 88F5-like codes for MENTLVLYPAPGIGHMISMLELAKLILRHYSNKFSRIHILITTGFRDIKSTYLDYISRTNPCIIFHQFPFIQADFSSNLSPPAIAFKFIRKNAPNVHHALQEISKTSSIRAMIIDFFCTSAMPYSNNLGTPVYYFFTSGAAALALYLYFPTIHKQTSESFKDLVQTKFDVPGLPPIPATHMPEPVLDRVDPASDDILYFSVHLPKSSGIIVNTFDELEPIALKAITDGLCVPDAPTPPLYNIGPLIAEADSRPAEDGDEGIDLDQSDCFSWLDRQPNKCVVFLCFGSRGTFSVEQITEIAKGLERSGKRFLWVVKKPQGDNKSTQVNGSGGFEIDSILPEGFLEKTKGIGLVVKSWIPQMQVLRHPAVGGFATHCGWNSILEAVVAGVPMVAWPLYAEQHVNMAALVQDMKMAIPVEQGNDGIASAEEVEKRIRELMDSERGQELRELSKMIRDIAVESGQHLGSSSIALSNLIRVLFGN; via the coding sequence ATGGAGAACACCCTTGTCCTGTATCCAGCACCAGGAATAGGCCATATGATCTCGATGCTGGAGCTGGCCAAGTTAATCCTTCGCCACTACAGCAACAAATTCTCAAGAATCCACATCCTCATCACCACTGGCTTTCGTGACATCAAATCAACTTACCTTGACTACATTTCCAGGACTAATCCCTGCATTATCTTCCACCAATTCCCCTTCATTCAAGCGGATTTCTCTTCTAATCTCAGTCCACCTGCCATTGCGTTCAAATTCATCCGCAAGAATGCTCCCAATGTCCACCATGCTCTCCAGGAAATCTCTAAGACATCATCCATTAGGGCTATGATCATTGATTTTTTCTGCACATCAGCGATGCCTTATTCCAATAATCTTGGCACCCCGGTTTACTATTTCTTTACTTCTGGTGCTGCAGCTCTTGCTCTTTATCTGTACTTTCCCACAATCCACAAGCAAACAAGTGAAAGCTTTAAAGATCTTGTTCAGACTAAGTTTGATGTTCCAGGGTTGCCTCCTATACCAGCAACACATATGCCTGAGCCAGTGCTGGACAGAGTTGACCCTGCCTCTGATGATATACTATATTTTTCTGTTCATCTCCCTAAGAGTAGTGGTATCATAGTTAACACATTTGACGAGCTAGAACCTATTGCTTTGAAGGCAATTACAGATGGTCTGTGTGTTCCTGATGCTCCTACTCCACCCCTATACAACATTGGGCCATTGATAGCTGAAGCTGATAGTAGACCAGCTGAAGATGGTGATGAAGGTATTGACTTGGATCAGAGTGATTGCTTCTCATGGCTTGATAGACAGCCGAACAAATGTGTAGTGTTCTTGTGCTTTGGAAGCCGAGGAACTTTCTCAGTTGAGCAGATAACGGAGATTGCTAAAGGGTTGGAAAGAAGTGGTAAGAGATTCCTGTGGGTTGTCAAAAAACCTCAAGGCGACAACAAAAGCACACAGGTTAATGGATCAGGTGGTTTTGAGATTGACAGCATACTACCAGAGGGGTTTCTGGAGAAAACCAAAGGTATAGGCCTGGTTGTGAAGTCATGGATACCTCAGATGCAGGTGCTGAGACACCCTGCAGTGGGGGGATTTGCGACTCACTGTGGGTGGAACTCAATCTTGGAAGCCGTGGTTGCAGGTGTGCCGATGGTGGCTTGGCCGCTATATGCTGAACAGCATGTTAACATGGCTGCACTGGTCCAAGACATGAAGATGGCAATTCCAGTGGAGCAAGGCAATGATGGCATTGCAAGTGCGGAGGAGGTCGAAAAAAGGATTAGAGAATTGATGGATTCAGAGAGAGGACAAGAGCTTAGAGAGCTGAGCAAGATGATAAGAGACATAGCTGTTGAATCTGGGCAACATTTAGGCTCTTCTAGTATTGCCCTTTCTAACTTGATTCGCGTTTTGTTTGGAAACTAA
- the LOC140015784 gene encoding uncharacterized protein, which produces MANAIICKWYFIKFVELKVSFQHIRTINGIVHPNFKAACAALGLLDDDNEWNEVLTEASMWASAKKLRSMYCTMLMHSKESYLRERAILALKNCDVDKLNDRLMSMLPDQFRAYMSDDTFCATEGDIVENMNPPEVLNSLNFPGLPNHHLELKKGAPIILLRNLNQLEGLCNGTRLIITRLGDKVSEAEVITGSNIGDLVPIPRISLTPQSIRALFPIKRRQFLVKVAFAMTINKSQCQILSKLAFTFLNLFFLMVNFMLLFPVLPLHLD; this is translated from the exons ATGGCGAACGCTATTATTTGCAAATGGTACTTCATAAAATTCGTGGAGCTCAAAGTGAGCTTTCAACATATTCGTACCATTAATGGAATTGTACATCCAAATTTTAAAGCAGCATGTGCAGCACTTGGTCTTCTTGATGATGATAACGAGTGGAATGAAGTTTTGACTGAAGCATCTATGTGGGCATCTGCAAAAAAGTTGCGAAGCATGTACTGTACTATGCTTATGCACTCTAAG GAAAG TTATCTCAGAGAACGTGCTATTTTGGCTCTAAAAAATTGTGATGTTGATAAATTAAATGATAGGTTGATGTCAATGCTTCCCGATCAATTTCGTGCATACATGAGTGATGATACTTTTTGTGCCACCGAAGGAGATATTGTTGAAAACATGAATCCTCCTGAAGTTCTGAACTCATTGAATTTTCCTGGACTTCCAAATCATCATTTGGAATTGAAAAAAGGAGCACCCATAATTCTTTTGAGAAATCTTAATCAGTTGGAGGGTCTTTGCAATGGAACGCGACTTATCATTACCAGATTGGGAGATAAAGTTAGCGAAGCAGAAGTTATAACGGGATCCaatattggagatttagtaCCGATACCTCGAATCTCTTTAACACCTCAGAGTATACGCGCTCTTTTCCCAATTAAAAGGAGGCAATTTCTAGTGAAAGTAGCATTTGCAATGACTATTAACAAAAGTCAGTGTCAAATATTAAGCAAGTTGGCGTTTACCTTCTTGAACCTGTTTTTTCTCATGGTCAACTTTATGTTGCTCTTTCCCGTGCTACCTCTCCATCTGGATTGA
- the LOC140015693 gene encoding uncharacterized protein isoform X1 gives MSRWGQILVSSSCQHKLLHKVQSTYFIYVYNNKKKFALVWLSEDNTQEKEKEMVEIHMYFGGIFRSEPNTAYVGDYKLAIWKDRDPSELSIVGLCRMFKLIEKDATRVTFWWCVPDLDMETGLLPIAGNDDIKLMNDAHLHLPIRVIYSVSGDQAFEEPPEHCDGASMLQKEGANASHACEETTDRADSEHADKVDKPDWLDEGLESIEEEDIFAVKPSEKEAAKPKLHVFALKGDLKSPKKLAARDQPTIEERERLAKYYSACSHLQDSGKQKQQQGLEDFEGLNSVVGLDHNWNEPVIPDEELLERTGSDGENVEEYLDFDPEVEFKKPVFELKIGHKFKNFRLFRLALLEWNIREGYETKWVRNDSYRITAVCERGCSWRIHASKVQGTSTFQIKTLKGEHCCGREYNNKHVTARYLGQRYQFKIRDDPKCNLIGFQNEVKRDLMVNVTPSKLYRAKRKAREDIQGLDMEQYHNLWHYAATILKYNPGSTVKIQVDKPDTASTGTFERMYFCLHACKQGFLEGCRPIIGLDGCFLKSAFGGQLLSALGRDGNDNMIPIALAAVEVERYDSWRWFLHLLLDDLGLGMDNTPWTFISDRQKGLVQALRELFPDSEHRFCVRHMYQNFSKKFKGKELKDMFWACASTGNEADWHLAMKDMEKVDSQASAWLSKFPPTMWARSHFSGRSKCDILVNNLNESFNNYILPARELAVVGMFEWIRRRLMQRFQIKRTGMEKFQGKICPNIHEKIENNVRLSRTCVAIWANGWIYEVDCGINKTLVVDLQDWTCTCGLFQLTGYPCVHACAAIQARKRPIIDFVHKCYSKEAYVKTYRHVIMPVPSARYWEKANEEPINPPLIRKMPGRPKKVRRRAPDEPKKGQISTRKGLTVHCKKCFKPGHNSRSCKNSIHPNSKFNKANQEPAGESSEPYGTSPSAGHTSEPAPQEKPVDNPNPSKSNVPKRRAYTQPTISSVNRVITRTFAAS, from the exons ATGTCTAGATGGGGCCAGATTCTTGTGAGTAGTAGTTGTCAACATAAATTATTACATAAAGTACAATCAACTTActttatatatgtgtataacaataaaaaaaaatttgcacttGTCTGGTTATCAGAAGACAAcacacaagaaaaagaaaaagaaatggtcGAGATACACATGTACTTTGGAGGAATTTTTAGAAGTGAGCCCAACACAGCCTATGTAGGAGACTACAAGCTAGCCATATGGAAGGATAGAGATCCAAGTGAGCTGTCCATAGTTGGACTGTGTAGAATGTTCAAGCTAATTGAGAAGGATGCAACTAGGGTCACTTTTTGGTGGTGTGTACCGGATTTGGACATGGAAACTGGATTACTGCCAATTGCAGGGAATGATGATATTAAGTTGATGAATGACGCGCATTTGCATCTTCCTATAAGGGTGATATATAGTGTAAGTGGGGACCAGGCATTTGAAGAGCCTCCCGAGCATTGTGATGGGGCCAGTATGTTGCAAAAAGAGGGTGCAAATGCTAGCCACGCATGTGAAGAAACTACAGATAGAGCAGACTCTGAGCATGCGGACAAAGTGGATAAACCTGATTGGTTAGATGAGGGGCTTGAAAGCATAGAGGAGGAAGATATTTTTGCTGTGAAACCATCTGAGAAAGAGGCTGCGAAGCCAAAGTTGCATGTGTTTGCTCTGAAGGGTGATCTGAAAAGTCCAAAGAAACTGGCTGCAAGAGATCAGCCTACTATTGAGGAGAGGGAAAGACTAGCCAAGTACTATTCTGCATGTTCACACTTGCAAGACAGTGGAAAGCAGAAACAACAACAGGGATTAGAAGACTTTGAAGGACTGAACAGTGTAGTTGGATTAGATCACAATTGGAATGAACCTGTAATCCCAGATGAGGAGCTGCTTGAGAGGACTGGTTCTGATGGTGAGAATGTTGAAGAATATCTAGATTTTGATCCAGAAGTTGAGTTTAAGAAGCCTGTTTTTGAACTAAAAATAGGCCacaagttcaaaaattttagattaTTCAGGCTGGCTTTGTTGGAATGGAATATAAGAGAGGGATATGAAACAAAGTGGGTCAGAAATGATTCCTACCGAATTACAGCTGTGTGTGAGAGGGGTTGTTCATGGAGGATCCATGCATCAAAAGTTCAAGGGACTAGTACCTTCCAGATCAAGACTTTGAAGGGTGAGCATTGTTGTGGTAGAGAGTACAACAACAAACATGTTACAGCAAGATATCTTGGCCAAAGATATCAATTTAAGATTAGGGATGATCCTAAGTGTAACTTAATTGGTTTTCAGAATGAGGTTAAAAGGGATTTGATGGTCAATGTCACTCCATCTAAGCTGTATAGAGCGAAAAGAAAGGCAAGAGAAGATATACAGGGATTAGACATGGAGCAGTATCATAATCTGTGGCATTATGCAGCCACGATCCTGAAGTATAATCCTGGTAGCACAGTGAAGATTCAAGTTGACAAACCTGATACAGCATCTACTGGTACATTTGAAAGAATGTACTTCTGTCTTCATGCTTGCAAGCAGGGATTTCTTGAGGGATGTAGACCAATTATTGGTTTAGATGGGTGCTTTTTAAAGAGTGCATTTGGAGGCCAGTTATTATCTGCCTTAGGAAGAGATGGTAATGATAATATGATCCCAATAGCACTAGCTGCTGTTGAAGTTGAAAGGTATGACTCATGGAGGTGGTTCCTACATCTTCTACTGGATGATTTAGGATTGGGGATGGACAACACACCCTGGACATTTATTTCAGATCGACAAAAAGGACTTGTTCAAGCTCTTAGAGAGCTTTTTCCTGACTCTGAGCATAGGTTCTGCGTAAGACATATGTATCAAAACTTCAGCAaaaaatttaaaggaaaagagCTGAAGGACATGTTTTGGGCATGTGCAAGTACTGGAAATGAGGCAGACTGGCATCTGGCAATGAAAGACATGGAAAAAGTTGACTCACAAGCATCAGCATGGCTTTCAAAATTTCCACCAACTATGTGGGCCAGATCACACTTCAGTGGAAGAAGTAAGTGTGACATATTGGTTAACAATTTAAATGAGTCGTTTAACAATTACATTCTTCCAGCAAGGGAGTTGGCTGTGGTTGGGATGTTTGAATGGATCAGAAGAAGACTAATGCAACGATTCCAGATAAAGAGGACTGGGATGGAAAAATTTCAAGGTAAAATATGTCCAAACATCCATGAGAAGATTGAAAATAATGTAAGATTGAGTAGGACATGTGTTGCTATATGGGCTAATGGTTGGATATATGAAGTTGATTGTGGTATTAACAAAACCTTAGTTGTAGACCTACAGGATTGGACTTGTACATGTGGGTTATTTCAATTAACAGGTTATCCATGTGTACATGCATGTGCAGCAATACAAGCACGTAAAAGGCCAATTATTGATTTTGTCCACAAATGCTACAGCAAAGAGGCATATGTAAAGACATACAGGCATGTAATTATGCCTGTACCAAGTGCAAGGTATTGGGAGAAGGCCAATGAAGAGCCAATTAATCCTCCATTGATAAGAAAGATGCCTGGAAGGCCAAAGAAGGTGCGGAGGAGAGCACCTGATGAACCAAAGAAGGGACAAATATCCACAAGAAAGGGACTTACTGTGCATTGTAAGAAATGTTTCAAGCCTGGACACAATTCAAGAAGTTGCAAGAATTCAATTCATCCAAATTCCAAATTTAACAAG GCAAATCAAGAGCCTGCTGGTGAGAGTTCAGAGCCATATGGAACTAGCCCCTCTGCTGGGCACACTTCAGAACCAGCCCCTCAAGAAAAGCCAGTTGATAATCCCAATCCATCTAAATCAAACGTTCCAAAGAGAAGAGCATATACTCAACCAACAATATCTAGTGTCAACAGGGTTATCACTAGAACATTTGCTGCTTCTTAG